GCTTAGCCAGTTCTTTTATTATCGCACCTGCCCTGCGCTTTGGGCAAGTAAAGACAAGTTCATAATCTTCACCTCCATGAAGAGCTTCTTTAAGGGAGGCTTTCTTTGCCCTGGGGATCAAACCCTCGAACAGCAGAGCGCCCTTTCCAGAGGCCTTGCACAACTCCGCCAGCGAGCGGGAAAGCCCGTCGCTTGAATCTATCATGGAGGTCGCTCCGCCGTTCGCGATAATGCGTCCTTCCCTGACCCTTGGCTCAGGACGGAGATGTTTAATGTTCCTGCCGGGAAGAGCCCCTCCCAGTGAGCCTGTTGCCAGTATCAAGTCCCCCTCTTTTGCGCCTTTCCTAAGGACCATCCGCTTTCTAAGGACCTCGCCCAGCAGGGTAATGCTGACATAAAGCCTGTTCGGCGATGATACGGTATCTCCTCCGACAATGCTGACCCCGTATTTGCCCCCCAGAGCTTTCATTCCTTTATAGAACCTGATGACATTCTTG
Above is a window of Candidatus Margulisiibacteriota bacterium DNA encoding:
- the thiL gene encoding thiamine-phosphate kinase, giving the protein MELLKLGEFGLIAAIRGQIHGKQCREGVLAGIGDDAAVLKLSEGKLLVAAADTLVEKVHFDLSYYSYFDLGWKSLAVNLSDIAAMGADPKWALVSIGLPKRTKVKNVIRFYKGMKALGGKYGVSIVGGDTVSSPNRLYVSITLLGEVLRKRMVLRKGAKEGDLILATGSLGGALPGRNIKHLRPEPRVREGRIIANGGATSMIDSSDGLSRSLAELCKASGKGALLFEGLIPRAKKASLKEALHGGEDYELVFTCPKRRAGAIIKELAKLSKASVIGRMTNNKGRVVLSCAGGKEKELEIRSFEHF